Proteins found in one Luteimonas chenhongjianii genomic segment:
- a CDS encoding FMN-binding glutamate synthase family protein: protein MVRYLAYATCVVLALAAALLAVTRHSLGWSLATVPLLVLVALGTIDIVQRRATLRRTYPLMARFRYGLEAFRPEIRQYFIEDDQDEVPFSRQQRALVYQRAKNVSDVVPFGSELPMYGSQYEWINHSLVPAHAATHDFRIPVGDERAQPYAASVFNISAMSFGSLSANAIRALNQGARRGNFYHDTGEGAISPYHREYGGDLVWEIGSGYFGCRDAQGRFDQDAFARNAAEAQVRMIELKLSQGAKPGHGGLLPGAKVTAEIAATRGIPVGVDCESPAAHTTFSTPLGLLEFIDRMRTLAGGKPTGFKLAIGHPWEWFGIARAMLDSGILPDFIVVDGAEGGTGAAPSEFINHVGLPLQEALMLVHNTLVGIGLRDRIRVAAAGKVTSGFDIARAMAMGADWCNAGRGFMFALGCIQSRSCHTDRCPTGVATQDPARWRLLDVPDKAERVFHFHQNTLRALRDMIGAAGLEHPMQIGPEHILRRVSPTEVRSLAALYRFLEPGELLDGVPEHAVFRAFWPLARADSFAPPAQASAMHVAKRAR, encoded by the coding sequence CTGGCGCTTGCCGCGGCTCTGCTGGCAGTGACCCGGCACTCGCTGGGCTGGTCGCTCGCCACGGTGCCGCTGCTCGTGCTGGTGGCGCTGGGTACGATCGACATCGTGCAGCGGCGCGCGACCCTGCGACGGACGTATCCGTTGATGGCGCGGTTCCGCTACGGGCTCGAAGCCTTCCGTCCGGAGATCCGCCAGTACTTCATCGAGGACGACCAGGACGAGGTGCCGTTCTCGCGGCAGCAGCGCGCGCTGGTATACCAGCGTGCGAAAAACGTCAGCGACGTGGTGCCGTTCGGCAGTGAGTTGCCGATGTACGGCTCGCAGTACGAATGGATCAATCATTCGCTGGTGCCCGCGCACGCCGCCACGCACGACTTCCGCATACCGGTGGGTGACGAGCGCGCCCAGCCCTATGCGGCCAGCGTGTTCAATATTTCGGCAATGAGTTTCGGCTCGCTGTCGGCCAACGCGATACGCGCACTGAACCAGGGCGCCAGGCGCGGCAACTTCTACCACGACACCGGCGAGGGGGCGATCTCGCCCTACCACCGGGAATACGGTGGCGACCTGGTCTGGGAGATCGGCTCGGGCTACTTCGGCTGCCGCGATGCCCAGGGGCGGTTCGACCAGGATGCGTTCGCGCGGAACGCGGCCGAAGCGCAGGTGCGCATGATCGAGCTGAAGCTCTCGCAAGGTGCCAAACCGGGGCACGGCGGCCTGCTCCCGGGCGCCAAGGTGACGGCCGAGATCGCCGCGACCCGCGGGATTCCGGTCGGCGTGGACTGCGAATCGCCCGCGGCGCACACCACATTCTCCACGCCGCTGGGCCTGCTGGAATTCATCGACCGGATGCGGACGCTGGCGGGCGGAAAGCCGACCGGATTCAAGCTCGCCATCGGCCATCCCTGGGAGTGGTTCGGCATCGCGCGGGCGATGCTCGACTCCGGCATCCTGCCGGACTTCATCGTCGTCGACGGCGCCGAAGGCGGCACCGGCGCGGCGCCTTCGGAATTCATCAACCACGTCGGCCTGCCGCTGCAGGAAGCGCTGATGCTGGTGCACAACACCCTGGTCGGCATCGGCCTGCGCGACCGCATCCGCGTCGCCGCGGCGGGCAAGGTGACCAGCGGCTTCGACATCGCACGTGCGATGGCGATGGGCGCGGACTGGTGCAACGCGGGGCGGGGCTTCATGTTCGCGCTCGGCTGCATCCAGTCGCGCAGCTGCCATACCGACCGCTGCCCCACCGGGGTCGCCACCCAGGATCCGGCCCGCTGGCGTCTTCTCGATGTCCCCGACAAGGCCGAGCGCGTATTCCATTTCCACCAGAACACACTGCGCGCGCTGCGCGACATGATCGGTGCGGCGGGGCTGGAACATCCGATGCAGATCGGACCGGAACACATCCTGCGGCGTGTCTCGCCCACCGAAGTGCGTTCGCTTGCCGCGCTCTACCGTTTCCTGGAACCCGGCGAGCTGCTCGACGGCGTACCCGAGCATGCGGTGTTCAGGGCGTTCTGGCCGTTGGCGCGAGCCGACAGTTTTGCGCCGCCTGCGCAGGCGTCTGCCATGCACGTGGCCAAACGCGCGCGTTGA
- a CDS encoding dicarboxylate/amino acid:cation symporter: MTETPPPRPAASASARVLLALIAGAVAGLSLAAWDADTAIRVADAAQPVGRLWLNALQMTVVPLVAALVIVGINAAADAAASGRNARVAMMVFAVLLLLCGTFAAIAAPALLSLVPRDEALVSAFRAAIQSPEVLPQAPSFGVWITSVIPSNALAAAAASAMLPLVVFSMFFGFALTRLEPGRRERLLELIRSVGDAMVVIVRWVLWAAPLGVFALVFSVCAHVGLGVLTALGYYIGLQCVLYVSITLLMYVVAVTVAGERLRRFAAALLPVQAIAASTQSSLASLPVMVDSARHRLGYPLAVTSLVLPMAVSLFRIASPTQYLSVVVFIGWMYGVELGPAQLAVAVALSLVISMGSVGLPGQVSFMTNNLPVTQAMGLPVEPLGVLLAVDTIPDIFATVANTTGDVTATAVVARRGGSGTTSTDPGA, translated from the coding sequence ATGACCGAAACCCCACCGCCCCGTCCTGCCGCCTCTGCCTCGGCCCGGGTGCTGCTCGCGCTGATCGCCGGCGCTGTCGCCGGACTTTCGCTGGCTGCGTGGGACGCGGACACCGCGATCCGGGTCGCCGATGCGGCCCAACCTGTCGGCCGTCTGTGGCTCAATGCCCTGCAGATGACTGTCGTGCCCCTGGTCGCTGCGCTGGTGATCGTCGGAATCAACGCCGCGGCCGATGCGGCCGCATCCGGACGCAACGCGCGCGTTGCGATGATGGTGTTCGCGGTGCTGCTGCTGCTCTGCGGCACCTTCGCCGCGATCGCCGCCCCTGCGTTGCTGTCGCTGGTGCCGCGCGACGAGGCACTGGTGTCGGCGTTCCGCGCCGCGATCCAGTCGCCCGAAGTGCTGCCGCAGGCGCCCTCGTTCGGCGTCTGGATCACCAGCGTGATTCCCAGCAATGCACTGGCCGCCGCGGCCGCCAGCGCGATGCTTCCGCTGGTGGTGTTCTCGATGTTCTTCGGCTTCGCACTGACGCGCCTGGAACCCGGGCGCCGTGAGCGTCTCCTCGAACTGATCCGCAGCGTCGGCGACGCCATGGTCGTGATCGTGCGGTGGGTGCTGTGGGCGGCTCCGCTCGGCGTGTTCGCGCTGGTGTTCTCGGTCTGCGCCCATGTCGGCCTCGGCGTGCTGACCGCACTGGGCTACTACATCGGGCTGCAGTGCGTGCTGTACGTGTCGATCACGCTGCTGATGTATGTCGTCGCGGTGACAGTGGCCGGCGAGCGCCTGCGCAGGTTCGCGGCCGCGCTGCTCCCGGTGCAGGCGATCGCCGCGAGCACGCAGTCGTCGCTGGCCTCGCTGCCGGTGATGGTCGACAGCGCGCGCCACCGGCTCGGCTATCCGCTTGCGGTGACGTCGCTGGTGCTGCCGATGGCGGTCTCGCTGTTCCGGATCGCGAGCCCGACGCAGTATCTGAGCGTCGTCGTCTTCATCGGCTGGATGTACGGGGTGGAGCTCGGTCCGGCCCAGCTTGCGGTGGCGGTGGCGCTGAGCCTGGTCATCAGCATGGGGTCGGTCGGCCTGCCGGGCCAGGTGAGCTTCATGACCAACAACCTGCCGGTCACCCAGGCAATGGGCCTGCCGGTGGAACCGCTTGGCGTGCTGCTCGCGGTCGACACCATTCCCGACATCTTCGCCACCGTCGCCAACACCACGGGCGACGTCACCGCAACCGCTGTTGTCGCCAGGCGCGGCGGCTCCGGTACCACATCCACAGATCCAGGCGCATGA
- a CDS encoding HU family DNA-binding protein produces MANLTKSDIIASVAEKSGLSRADAGRAVDALLDTITEALKNGDAANFVGFGSFVARPRAARTGLNPQTKEAIQIPASTVPAFKAGKALKDAVK; encoded by the coding sequence ATGGCAAACCTCACCAAGTCCGACATCATTGCTTCGGTCGCGGAGAAATCCGGCCTGTCGCGCGCCGACGCCGGCCGCGCCGTCGACGCCCTGCTCGACACCATCACCGAGGCGCTGAAGAACGGCGACGCGGCGAACTTCGTCGGCTTCGGCTCGTTCGTTGCGCGTCCGCGCGCGGCGCGTACCGGCCTGAACCCGCAGACCAAGGAAGCGATCCAGATTCCGGCGTCCACGGTGCCTGCATTCAAGGCTGGCAAGGCGCTGAAGGATGCGGTAAAGTAA
- the arsC gene encoding arsenate reductase (glutaredoxin) (This arsenate reductase requires both glutathione and glutaredoxin to convert arsenate to arsenite, after which the efflux transporter formed by ArsA and ArsB can extrude the arsenite from the cell, providing resistance.): MSDDYLLFHNPRCSKSRAALALLGMRGITPRLVRYLDTPPGADALRLLLRRLELPARDLLRSGEAAYAALGLNDPALDEDAIIDAMAAHPELIERPVLVRGERAVIGRPTERLLTLLD; this comes from the coding sequence ATGAGCGACGATTACCTGCTGTTCCACAATCCGCGCTGCTCGAAGTCGCGCGCCGCGCTGGCGCTGCTGGGGATGCGCGGCATCACGCCCCGTCTGGTGCGTTACCTCGACACGCCGCCCGGCGCCGACGCCCTGCGTCTTCTGCTGCGTCGCCTTGAGCTGCCGGCGCGCGACCTGCTGCGCAGCGGAGAAGCGGCCTACGCTGCCCTCGGGTTGAATGACCCCGCGCTCGACGAAGACGCCATCATCGACGCGATGGCCGCGCATCCGGAGCTGATCGAGCGCCCGGTCCTCGTGCGCGGCGAACGTGCCGTGATCGGGCGTCCCACCGAGCGGCTGCTCACCCTGCTCGATTGA
- a CDS encoding dipeptide epimerase, translating to MKITDITLGMLRVPLSTPFKTALRTVESVDDIIVSIHTDSGHVGHGEAAPTAVITGDTHGAIVAAISTVIAPRLIGREVADLNALTHLVQTALARNTSAKAAVEIALYDLFAQLHGAPLYRILGGGNPVLSTDITISVNDVDTMVADALSAVRRGYESLKIKIGTDPAKDLERVREIHAAVDGRASLRLDANQGWTPKQAVRAIRQLEDAGIHAELLEQPVKAHDLAGMKFVTDRVHTPVMADESVFGPVELIELIRMRAADIVNIKLMKSGGLSNAIKLADIAGLHGMDCAIGCMIETGISVAAAAHLAVAKADIITKVDLDGPSLCAWTPVEGGVTFDGPRISIADAPGLGIRAIRGLVALQD from the coding sequence ATGAAGATCACCGACATCACCCTTGGCATGCTCCGCGTGCCGCTGAGTACGCCGTTCAAGACCGCGCTGCGGACGGTCGAAAGCGTCGACGACATCATCGTCTCCATCCATACCGACAGCGGCCATGTGGGCCACGGCGAGGCCGCGCCTACGGCGGTCATCACAGGCGACACTCATGGCGCGATCGTCGCGGCGATTTCCACCGTCATCGCTCCGCGACTGATCGGCCGCGAGGTCGCCGACCTCAACGCACTGACGCACCTGGTGCAGACCGCGCTGGCGCGCAATACCAGCGCCAAGGCCGCGGTCGAGATCGCACTCTATGACCTGTTCGCGCAGCTCCACGGCGCACCGCTGTACCGGATCCTCGGCGGTGGGAACCCCGTGCTGAGTACCGACATCACGATCAGCGTCAACGACGTCGACACGATGGTCGCCGATGCGCTGTCCGCGGTGCGCCGCGGCTACGAATCGCTGAAGATCAAGATCGGCACCGATCCTGCAAAGGATCTGGAACGGGTCCGCGAGATCCATGCGGCGGTCGACGGACGCGCATCACTGCGCCTGGATGCCAACCAGGGCTGGACTCCAAAACAGGCGGTCCGGGCAATACGCCAGCTCGAGGACGCAGGTATCCATGCCGAACTTCTGGAGCAGCCAGTCAAGGCGCACGACCTCGCAGGCATGAAGTTCGTGACCGACCGCGTACACACTCCGGTCATGGCCGATGAAAGTGTATTCGGCCCCGTCGAGCTGATCGAATTGATCCGCATGCGCGCGGCCGACATCGTCAACATCAAGCTCATGAAGTCCGGCGGCCTGTCGAACGCGATCAAGCTGGCCGACATTGCCGGGCTGCATGGGATGGACTGCGCGATCGGCTGCATGATCGAGACCGGCATCAGTGTCGCCGCAGCGGCGCATCTGGCGGTCGCCAAGGCCGACATCATCACCAAGGTCGATCTTGACGGTCCTTCGCTGTGCGCATGGACTCCGGTGGAGGGCGGCGTGACATTCGACGGCCCCCGGATCTCGATCGCGGATGCGCCCGGCCTTGGCATCCGCGCGATCCGCGGCCTTGTTGCCCTTCAGGACTGA
- a CDS encoding SH3 domain-containing protein, with product MRSIHRPSSLRAAFHALVMAAALLGTSSAVASASIAAIPGLDRAMLSPAFWVARQPAADAVVLDAAAIEALNARMRREDASIHTPLALPDHLDGHMVRTWIEAVSKRPTQPRFTTAGRIDDAALDAWMDALALDEIPAGVALRFGLVVRRADLRAFPTATRVFSEPGDTDIDRFQEDALFPGTPVAVMHTSRDGEWLFVESERYRAWIRASLVALGSRAAVADFAARAARGPIVTGATARTVFTPEAPEVSDVQLEMGVRLPRVNPDGATALHGQVPGFGRVIELPVREHDGALSFSPALIPAAADMADDALPHTRATLLRQAFKFLGERYGWGHGYNARDCSGFVSEVYRSVGILLPRNTGAQATSPALDRIEVAPDMPRSQRLQLLREADVGDLVFMPGHVMMVIGHVGGEPWVIHDTAGMSVRTAGGAVTPLPLNGVVVTPVTPMLAGDRGSVVDRMTAIQRVR from the coding sequence ATGCGATCCATCCACCGTCCTTCTTCCCTGCGCGCGGCCTTCCATGCACTGGTGATGGCCGCCGCACTGCTGGGCACGTCCAGCGCCGTCGCCTCGGCGTCGATCGCCGCGATTCCGGGACTCGATCGCGCGATGCTTTCGCCGGCGTTCTGGGTTGCCCGCCAGCCTGCGGCAGATGCCGTGGTGCTGGATGCAGCAGCAATCGAAGCGCTGAACGCAAGAATGCGGCGCGAGGACGCGTCGATCCATACGCCGCTCGCATTGCCGGACCACCTGGACGGGCACATGGTGCGTACCTGGATCGAAGCGGTGTCGAAGCGACCGACGCAACCCCGTTTCACCACCGCGGGGCGGATCGACGACGCTGCGCTCGATGCGTGGATGGATGCACTCGCGCTCGATGAGATACCCGCCGGGGTGGCCCTGCGATTCGGCCTGGTCGTCCGCCGCGCCGACCTGCGCGCGTTCCCGACCGCGACCCGTGTCTTCAGCGAACCGGGCGACACCGACATCGACCGGTTCCAGGAGGATGCGCTGTTTCCCGGCACACCGGTCGCAGTGATGCACACAAGCCGCGACGGCGAGTGGCTGTTCGTGGAAAGCGAGCGCTATCGCGCATGGATCCGGGCGTCGCTCGTCGCGCTCGGTTCGAGAGCCGCTGTGGCGGACTTCGCCGCGCGTGCGGCGCGCGGCCCCATCGTCACCGGCGCCACCGCGCGCACCGTCTTCACGCCCGAAGCCCCGGAGGTCTCGGACGTGCAGCTGGAGATGGGCGTGCGCCTGCCCCGCGTGAACCCGGACGGCGCGACCGCACTGCACGGCCAGGTGCCGGGCTTCGGCCGGGTGATCGAACTGCCGGTGCGCGAGCACGACGGCGCGTTGTCGTTCTCGCCGGCGCTGATTCCCGCCGCGGCCGACATGGCCGACGATGCCCTCCCCCACACCCGCGCGACACTGCTCCGCCAGGCCTTCAAGTTCCTCGGCGAGCGCTATGGCTGGGGCCATGGCTACAACGCGCGCGACTGCAGTGGATTCGTCTCCGAGGTCTATCGCAGCGTCGGCATCCTGTTGCCGCGCAATACCGGCGCCCAGGCGACGAGCCCGGCGCTCGACCGCATCGAAGTCGCGCCTGACATGCCACGTTCCCAGCGCCTGCAGCTGCTGCGCGAAGCCGATGTCGGCGACCTGGTGTTCATGCCCGGCCACGTGATGATGGTGATCGGCCACGTCGGTGGCGAGCCCTGGGTCATCCACGACACTGCCGGCATGAGCGTGCGCACTGCTGGCGGCGCCGTCACGCCGCTGCCGCTCAACGGCGTCGTGGTCACCCCGGTGACACCGATGCTGGCCGGCGATCGCGGCAGCGTGGTCGATCGCATGACCGCCATCCAGCGCGTACGCTGA
- a CDS encoding L,D-transpeptidase family protein gives MLRLHRNAALLALSLASLLLAACSSTSTATADSPLAGAGQLVVVTAMDWDAPQARLQRFEREGDGDWRPVGDAVPVMLGRSGSAWGLGLHPAQPSGPQKREGDGRAPAGVFAIGQAFGYAPEGVGALPYSAMAASHYCVDVSGSPLYNRIVDARTVGADAVAGASEHMRLDLHNDGDTRYRQGFVIEHNASGIPDHGSCIFAHLLRRPDETTAGCTAMDDAAMDALLRWLDPARTPRFVLLPDAEYARLQATWQLPTQPR, from the coding sequence ATGCTTCGCCTCCACCGCAACGCCGCATTGCTCGCCCTGTCGCTGGCGAGCCTGCTGCTCGCCGCGTGTTCGTCCACCTCGACCGCAACCGCTGATTCACCGCTGGCCGGCGCCGGACAGCTGGTCGTGGTCACAGCCATGGACTGGGATGCACCGCAGGCGCGTCTGCAACGGTTCGAACGCGAAGGCGACGGCGACTGGCGGCCGGTGGGCGACGCTGTGCCGGTGATGCTTGGCCGCAGCGGCAGTGCCTGGGGGCTCGGCCTGCACCCCGCGCAGCCCAGCGGCCCGCAGAAGCGGGAAGGCGATGGCCGCGCGCCCGCGGGCGTGTTCGCGATCGGCCAGGCCTTCGGCTATGCGCCTGAAGGCGTCGGCGCCCTGCCCTATTCGGCGATGGCGGCTTCGCATTACTGCGTCGACGTGTCCGGCTCGCCGCTCTACAACCGCATCGTCGATGCACGGACAGTCGGCGCCGACGCAGTGGCCGGTGCGAGCGAGCACATGCGGCTGGACCTGCACAACGATGGCGACACGCGCTACCGCCAGGGATTCGTCATCGAACACAACGCGTCCGGCATTCCCGATCATGGCAGCTGCATCTTCGCCCATCTGCTGCGTCGCCCCGACGAGACCACCGCAGGCTGCACCGCGATGGACGATGCCGCGATGGACGCGCTGCTGCGCTGGCTCGATCCGGCGCGCACGCCGCGCTTCGTCCTGCTGCCCGATGCCGAATACGCGCGCCTGCAGGCCACTTGGCAACTGCCGACACAGCCGCGCTGA